Below is a genomic region from Drosophila albomicans strain 15112-1751.03 chromosome 2R, ASM965048v2, whole genome shotgun sequence.
GTTACtgttgattatttattatataatataatggtTTTTTATCTGTGCAAGCtttattgtattaatttatttatttttaaatttatatttataccatttaatgaattattcAGAATTTGATGTATTTATTCTACATTTTACATAAAAGGGTATTCAGATTTCGCACTTTGTATCTAAATAACTTGGCCAAACGACATCAGCAATGGCATTATTAGGCACAACCCAAAACTCTTTACATAAATCTGTCAGACTATTTCTTTTAAAAGCCTGAGTCAGCATTCGTTtggtgtgtgtatttttataagTAGTATGTGGATCAATCGGTGAGTCGCTTGTGGTTCATGGATTGAAACCCGCTTGTCGCGCGACAATAAATTTCttgcataaattaagaaattctaaaataaataaacaataacacgTGTAGTTAATCGATCGAACTGTGGCTTTTAGGTAGCTcgttcaatatattttgttgcttcttttcTGAATTTTGTTATTCTGATGCGATCttaatgaattcaatttgttcaTCTTAAATGCGACTGATGTAAGACTTGATTTAGCCCAGACCAAGCTTGTGCTATTTAAGTCTCGATTCGTTTTGAAGTCAACAACAAGTCAAATGTACTGcgcaaacatttcaataatcTCTAAAATGTTTGCCGAGGACTTGTCGTGAATGCTTTCGAGAGTTGAGGCGTTGCATAAAATTACTATTTACAAGGattcaacaaaatttgcaacgGGTCAAATGGGTCGCCATAGAAACTGACATTGACACTCGGCATGTTATGTGTGGCATTTGCTGTATTGAGTTGACACTACTTGACTAGCATTGTCAACATGACCTCCTCCGAAGTAGACAAATTCGAATACACATCGCAACTTTGTACGTAAGTATTACCTAAGGGACTGTCAGCAATTTGTGGCAAAGacttttacaaataattttgctagtttatttttatttttttgctagaCATCGAGAGAGCGTGTGTTGTGTGATTGAATTGCAGTTTATTTGGCATTTAGGCAATctgatgtgtatgtgtttacTCTCTCGTTGGCTAACAAATTCCATTTTACGACTAcgacacatgcacacacacacagatacacactgTCCCAGGGGCCACTAACAACGTGCAAAATACCACAATGAAACAACTACTGCCCCCGCCTCCGATTCActtcaaaaaagaaattcagaCAAAAGGAAATAGAAAGATCATCAgccatgcaaaaaaaaaagtcaaggCAGGGCAGGCAGGACATTATGGCCAAGAGTCAAATGCCAAAGATTTGATGCGTGTATGCGCCTGGCTTTAACATAAATcccccacaacaacaatgagtcCTACGTGCCAACCAGAACGGAATGCAGACTCACAACTTCGACTTCGATACCATGAATTGTGCTCGTACTTTACGACTCTTGGTCACTCAGTGTGTGGGCAAGGGTGTTCGTCTAGCATGCCCGACATGTTTCGCATCTCAAATTCACATTTATGCAAGAATTCGACTTGAAGGCTGAGATTCAGAGAGATGCCAATTCATAGACATGGAGCGTGTGCTCGACTATTTCGAAGTAGTTTGTTATTTGCCATGCAAATGTTTGGCTACAAGCTGCTTATGTAATGCCGAAATTACGATGAAAACGATACTCTAATTTCAGTGTGCTAATTAATTGAGACTTATGTAAGCTGGCGGCAATTTAGTAACcgataaataatttcaattttcacgTTTATCGCCGcaaccaaaaccaaagccaaagctaagcACATCACGACGCGTCGTGGAGTGCCgcgaaaagtaggcaacaataTTTTATGGCTTAATTGCTGCTCCGCCATAACGCCCACAAGGTTACGCCCCCAATTGATAAGGCACACAGCAATAGTACATTTACAAAGGCGCACACGactcatacatacaaatgGAATCGAGAGTTTATTGCCGTAACGTAGCCTAACTGGCTTCCACAACTCTTATTTATATCGAGGACGACGCCTCCAATCGCCTCTCGTATTCAATTTATGCGTTATGACCACCACACTCACATATGTCTGTGTGCTGGTGTGTATATAAACAAAGACGTATtagtgaatttaaaataacaaaaacaaaaagaaaaaaacagtcGTTTTTATTTGACCGTAAATTGAATGATACAATTCTCGTTGTCTGCCCATCGAGACAAGTTGAATTGAGGGTAAAGTGATAGTAAATTCGAtggcacaacacaaaaaaaggacaataaaatttattgtgtGGTTGCCAAAGTAACGTTCACTCAAGTCTGCAAAATATTGCCATGTTCTTTCTGCTCCCATAAAAATGATTAAGTTCATCGAAACTATTTCATAGCCTTTCGCTTTCGCTgtcgctttcgctttcgctttgaTGTGGACaacgataataataagtaaattcctgcgcaaatttgattaaatgttTTTCGAGAATCCCTGTCGCCGGTTATAAAGCATATGATTAGCATACTAAAGAAACATATGCCATTCAAACGCTCGAgtgaataatttgcaaatattatatatggcAACTAAGCTGTATCGCAGAACTAAGTAGCTAATTCGATTTTGCCTAGTTTTTATGACATCAGGGAGAAAAAATGTCGTCAATTGAGCTAAACGGAATGGAAATTGtgacaaatattgaaaattaacaaatatgtGTATGATTTAAATATCTACTTTAGTTGGctcttttttaaatgttattttaatagtttttccTACTACTAAGTCAGaaattttatgcataaatattctaaatagtTAGCTTATTTAATGCTGAATGagataattttaatttggtaacACTTTGTTATATAAAAGTTATGGAACCACCAAGCTGTGTTTTAGCTAGTAGCCCGTATAATTGCACATTAATTCACTTTTTGTGGTCAGAGTTGTACCTAGAAATTGTGCAAATACTGTATTCTGAAAACTTTTCAACACATGCTGCTGATGTTCGTGTTATGAATTCAAAaccatttatttttggctaaCATGTGTCCGCCCGCTTTTCGCTTAACCACAAATTTGACTCCGTcgctaaattaatttttcgcCCGGcacaattaaaactaaaagcgCCAAAAAGTGCACAGCTGGCACTTTACATAGTCTGACCATATGCGATGAAAGGAGTATATTCATTTCTTGAtagattttggtttttgttacTCTATTTCCTATAAAAattacgtttttattttaaattaggtAGTTTATCTTTTTCTatttgaattgtaaattttcaaatatttcaaaatattcaaatattgctAAAACATTAGAGTagataatataaaattatttccattaaatccattttgaatttgatttcataATATGTATGAATAAAACTTTAGTAAATTAATCATACGCTAGGTATGCCTGagatatgtaaatatataaattcttattattggatttgttgaaatttaatattattaaataatgtcaCATAAATACTCTTTACTCTTTTACTTTACTACAATAGTATAATTTAACTTCATTGCATTGGAAAAATTAAAGTAGTATTCTCTCACTTCAGTAAATTATTCATACGTCACGTAGGCCTGATATGTGCAAGtggaaaaattaatataattaaatcagCAATTATTGAAAGATTTGTGCTATATTAAtctgcaataaatattttttgctctTGACTACAAAGTATTGTTTCACTTCAGCAAATTAATCATACGCCGGGTATGTCCAGGCTTGTGTTTCTCCAATTACTTGCGATAATTAGTCAAGGACAGAAAGACATGCACGTTCTACACGTTCTCACACATCCGTAACAcatcctcacacacacacacacacacacatacacagtttAGCCAGTAGAAAATGAGCGATGTGAATTTACAGTTGGCAGTTTTCGCAGTCGCCTGTTAAACCACTCGACGGAGAGTTGCCAACGTCTAGACCAAATGGGAATTTATGCGTCCGATAGACATCTTAATTGCCGGGGATTATGGTTTAGAGTCAGCGCGTGGTGTGCTTAAAACTTACATGGAATTTATTTAGCCTGGGGACTCCATTTCGACAACCGAGTAATAAGAGAAAGGGAAGTTAATAAAGTGGAATTCTAGTGAAATATATTCTGCTTTATTCAAGATAAACAGTTGAGCAGATCAGTAATAACATTAGGAGTACATGCAGGAAAAAATTTATGACTAAGTGTGTAATATGTGCTAGGAATAGAAGCGGCTACTAATTGACCACAACTTGGAATTGTTTTTTTGCGCTGGAACCAGCCGAGATGCTTCGATGtctctgtttcagtttcagtttctgtttctgcttctgctgctcttATCACAGTTATGTACCTGTCCCCCCAGACCCGTGTGTGTTTCCCCCTCCGAAATTTGGCGACACATTTTGCTTTTCCTTGAAGTGCTTTCAATAAAGAGCACGttccgttgtcgttgtcgttggccttgtcgttgttgttgacggCGACTTGTGGCCAACATTATCACCATGGTCGATGGCTCCATTGGTGGCGCCATCTTTGTGCCTGCCACGCCAATTCAATTTGGCTCGCAGACCTTTCAGAGCACTTGATGTCTTCGACGTTTTGGCCTTTGCCTTACGCACTTTCCCGCTACATCTTGTGGTTGCCCCAGGCTCCATGGCTGGCGTTGACATTGCTGCTACTTCACTCGCAGGGGATTGTGGCAAGTGCCGCGTGATGCGCGTCAGCTTGAGACGGGAACGAGAGAGACCCATGCTGCCAGCATCAAAGGCTCCTCCTCCCACGCTCGACTGACAACTCAACTCGTCAATCGCCCCCATGGCAGGCTGGGAGGAGAGACAACCAGctggatgctgctgctgctgctgctgacatttATGGCGAGCGGACAGTTCGTATTGCTCCTCTGGCCACTGACCCAGCTCCGCCTCCAGCAGCGAGTGGGCATCGCCCACCGATGATAATTGCGATATTTGCGTTTGCAGCGTGCGATGTGGATGCGGATGTGGATGAGCAGGCGGATGTgccgcagctgttgctgccgccgctgctgctgcctcagcGCTTGTGGCACGTGTTGCAAACAAATCCTGACGACTGCGACTCTGTGTGCTCAACAGCGTGGCATGCGAACTGTTCAGCGAGCCACGTTGCAAGCGCTGCGAACTACGCGCAGCTCCTCCAGCAGCTGCCACGCCTCCATTCGCAGTGCTGCCATTGAGAGTGGTCAGCGTTGTAGTTGTGCGTACGCTATCCTACAGAAAGAGAGTTAGAGTATGTCGTGGGTCAAGTTAAGCCTACGTTATGCATTCCATTTGCGAGTGTATTCACCGTGTGCAGACGCAGTGATCCCGTCTGATTGCGTCGCAGTGCGCTGTAGGCATGCGGTAATCCCTGACCCTGATGCTTTCCAGACAGTCGAAATTGTCGCGCCAATGTGACCTACACAGACACGCAGTTCGAACACATAATTAATCAACATTCAGTCTGGCTGCTAAGACAACCACACGATGCGCTCACGTTgccacatacacactcacctTGAAGGCCTCTCGGAACTTGTGGCTCATTATGTTATACAACAACGGATTAATGCACGTGGATAGGAAATAGAGCACTCCGGAAGTGTAGTTCAATATGCTGAATACATCGTTGAACCACTGCGACTCGATGCGGAACGTCGAGCCGTAAACCGCCATCAAGCGTTGCGCATGAAATGGCGCCCAACAGATGAAGAaggcaacagccacagccactgCATATGGAAGGTAGAACATGTCGCAAATCATTAGCAAGTCAAACTCAGGCAGCTCATCATCTCCTCCACCCTCCACTCACCCAGCATCCGGATGACACGCGTCTGTGCGCTGATGCCACGGTTTACATCGTAGGAGCGACGTGGCAAAGCCTGGAGGAGACGGCTCCTCTTTAGCTTTATTCCAATCAGCACGTAAAGCACACAGATGGCCGTCATTGGTCCgccaaaaaagagaaagcCGGAAACAGCGAACACATGTGCAAAGAAGTCGTTATTCATCTATTGAAgggaaaataaatgaaataaataaatcataacaGAGTGCAGAGTGCGCACAGAGCATAACGCTTTATAATGCTTTGCCGAACTATGAATACCCTTCGAAATCTTCCGATTCCTGTTTGCATTTCTATTGTTTGCtaccagtttttttttttttttttttatttcattttgattaatgcatctaatatgtaaattaaacCTAATGCACATAAACTAAATCAAATCAATGAAACCGGAGTTAACGTTATGCTAATGCGTCGCCTTTTTTATTATCGATTGCATGATAGATATATCTAGTATAAAAGATGCCGGtgaagcaaaaaacaaaacaaaatgattcAGTTCAGTCgcaaatttaatgcatttaaagcaAGTTCTCGTAGCGAAAACTTTGCATATTATTGCTATCAGCTCTTGTTTCGTTTATTTAAACTGAAGTTTAATTCTCAATTCTTTAAAACTGCAAACAATGAAAACcaatttgttattgctatGTGATTTTTATGACAATGTAAATTGACTTTGATATAAATTGCTAATAATCTGTTGGTCATACGCCATGTTGGCCGATTGATGTGTGATGAGcagatacatatattaaaatatctaTATTATGGCTTGCTGTCTACGCTACAAAAATCATTTTCTAACTACTTTTTGATTTAGTTGTACAAAACATTAGCATTCTTTATTACTTGTGTGTTGATTGAGATGCAATCATATTTTTGGTTATTTCTTTCAGTTCTTTCTATCTATGCCGAAATTCTTTAATTCATGCTGGAGGGATGATGTTTGATTGAtacacatattaaaatatctaTATTACTATCTGCTTTTGTTACTAACTACTTTTTGATGTAGCTATAGAAAACATTAGCATTCTTTATTACTTTGTGTTGATTGAGATGCAATATTTCCTACATGTACATAATATTACTGTGGGATTGATTATATGAATATCTTTAGATCAGGTTATCCTGTTTGTTTGATTAACTTAAGTTGTCGTTGGCACGTcatgctttttcttttctcaaaGTAATCGTCTCTCTCCTTATGATCGATAGTCGTGCATTTCCTAATCGATGGGACTCTAGCCACTGCAATCGATAGTTCAATTACTCGGCGTTGCCATTCGCacattacttaaataaatcagCTCTTTCGAtctatgcataaatattttaattcatgtTGTGTGATTGGGAGATTCGACttaaaaaatcattattatatatataagtgaTATCCAACAAACTAACTACATTTGATTAGGGTAAAGAAAACATTAGCTTACTTTATTGATTGAGATGCAATCATATGTTTGCTTATGAATATTTACATAAGTTATTTGTTTCAGTTCTTTCCAGATATGCTTAAACCCTTTCAATTTTACCATCTGCTTTTGTTAACTAACTACTTGTTGATTAAgctaaacaaaacataaatacgATGCAGTATTTATTACTTTTCTATCAGCTCTTACTAGCTCTGCTTCAATCCCTTAATTCATCTTCTTCTAAGTTAACATATGTTCTCTTTAATCCTCCCCACTTGGCAACTAAGCAATTATTTACTCAGCAGCCAGTATGAACTTCTCGACATATGTTGTGTTGATCAAACAGCAAAAGTTCATGCAAGTCTTTTATTTAATCTGACGCGCCTTCTGCTTTTACATCAAAGTTTTAGCACCCACTTCAGACTACACTAAAGAGAGTATCCAAGTGCCCTACTACAGTTCCAGTAAATCGTAATGCCTAAAGTTATGCAATCGACTCAAATGCGCTGTAAGAGAAAAAACAAGACTTAAGTGGCTGAACAACATTTACCGTACACGATGAACCTGCGCCCTGAGTCACCACCGAGAATTGAATGGCTTGTGGCAGGGCCAGCAGGAGGGCAGCTATCCAAATGGCAAAGATGAATTTTATGGCACGCGACAGCTTCGACATGGTGTGTTGCCTATGGGCGAACTGACATCAATCAACTCAaaatggcaacggcaatggcTGGGGCACTCAATGAGGCACTAACTTACCTGAACGgatggcaaatggcaatatAACGCTCCACGGTGAACGAGGTGATGGTCAGCACAGTGGCATTCGCAGCTGTTTCGGAGAGCACGCTCTCCAATATGCAGATGCTGTCCGAGAAGGGATAATTGTCGGGATGCCAGAGATTATACAGATCCTGTGGCATGCCTATAAAAGTGATTAAAGTAAACTCCCAAAAGTCACACACTTTAACTCATTCCTGAAACCTACCCGAACATAACAGTATCAGATCCGATATGgccaaattgaataaatagaaatttgtgGCCGTGTGCATAAAATTGTTGCGTGAGATCACAATGCAGGTAATTAAATTTCCCAATATGCCGGCTACAAATATGAGAGCATAGCCAACGCTTAACGTGGCCAAAAGACCCATGCTTGTTGGCATTGTGTATGGTCCAGCAGATCCTCGGTTTCGATGCCCTGCAGCAGGCTGGTCAAGTTGTCGACTGATATGTTCAGCACTTGGGTTAAATTCAGAAAGAATTTCTCATTGTGGAGCATCTGGAGGTCTGACAAAAGGGGCGTGCCATTGTAGCTGCCTATGCCAACGCCCCCCGTAGACACATTTGTTGCCCACATCTCAGACGACATGTGAAtcagtgtgtgtgggtgtgtgtgtgtgtctcagtTAAAATATCATTTGATAGTCTAAATTGGACAGATGGCTAGAGGAAATATGGAAAGGAAGGgacaacaatttataaattgcaatttaatttattttaaaggtTTTCAATTTGTCTTCTGACCATTTGGCAGTAATgcttcaataataatacacaaaCTTTTGGCATCAATAATTCGTTAGAATCTGTCtttctcgctctgtctctttgTTTCACCCGTCACACAGAATTAAACATTAGCCAATCTAAGGATTGCAGGCAGACATCTGGGCTTGGGGCCTGGGTGTCAGGTGTCTGAATGTCCTTGACAGATtcttatgaaattaatttgcattgctaagtggaaattaattgaaatactcGAAACACTGCCATGTATCACAAACAGAGGCAAATACATCCACAGGACAATGAGTTTGCTTCTTGAGGGTGGAGTGGAATCTTTGCTTTTGGTTCAAGGTCAACGGAGAAGAGCTGCTGAACTCTGCAGCTAATAAGTATGCCTAATATTCAGAGATATCCACACGAACTTATTCATTCAAGACGACGAGCATTGTCGTAAAAAGGCGGCTAACAGCTTTTAGatgacattattattataagtgTATGTATCTCGCCGAAAACAAAtacagaaaaacaacaacaaaataaataaaaatattgctgcgtgttgtgttttgtgtgttgttataaatatgtatttatacaaaatatgcaCGTTTCAAGAATGTTGTCgaattgtgttttattattatatgaaacTGGTTtctcatctctctctccctcatGTAGAGCTCTGCTTTGTATCGTTTTCGTTAACTATCTGCATATATGTGTTGGGCGTCTGCTTGGCTATCAGGTGATCAAGTGATCAAGGGGCGCTTCAAATCTATGGGCGTTGAACGATGGCCAATAAGAATTTgattcggtttcggtttcagtttcggtttcgaATTCAAATTCGCGAATTCGCGCGACGCACTCAAAAAATTATGGTTCATCGATGACCATAAAGTGCCTTTTATGTGTTtcttgtattatatatttcatatacataactttaattattctttttactttttgagCAAACgcttttgcatatgaaattgattttgtgttcatttaaaaattcaagaattttATGGTTTTTGCCTTAAGTGGACATCAACTTTGCACCGAATTTGGCCTAATGAATAACTTAGCCAACTGATCGCCAGAGATACGAGTAACAAATGCCACAGTGATGATGCCAGAAAAGTGGCGACAACTGAAACTCTTTTGCATTATATTCTTTGGGGTTTTTCAATTCACTTTATGCCAattaattattctttttttctgttgttctttttttttgttaatcaaGCAACTTTTTTCGCTTAACGTTTTGTGCATTTAAAACacgtttaatttaaatttataaaatgttgccGCCTGCCAcagttttatttactttatttttttgtttttagctttatctttaatttttgatttttattgctttgaaCTGCTTTGATATTGTTTCCAGATCTTTGGCGAGCATTGCACTTTTGGGTTTTTGAAATgtgtttcacttttttttttctttttgtgatGAAATGAAACTCATTTTGTATACACGAATTgcattttggaatatttgctTATTAGTAACATTTCGCTAAAATGTTaatgatgttgctgatgctgatggttTATTAACAAGGTTTATGAACTTATACacttttgattattattaagtcatacttttttattgtgttgtcTTCACTATCGATTGCGGATGCGTGTTGCGcgtgtttttacttttattttaatgtagaTCAGTTTTGggatttatgtaaatttatactatattatatagtagTATTTCACGCCGATTCACGAAAAAGACACGAAAGAGACGATTCACGTTTTGAGGTTCGTCAGCGACTCGGTAAAACTCGCAGCTCGGCCCACGAGCGACAACTGGCCGCAGCATCCGATTAACAGCAACTGATTTTTTGGCCAAAAGCGCGCAGCATATTGGCCAACACAATAACAGCGACGCAgcagtcgctgccgctgccgcagtcGACGTCTGACGCCAACAGCGCAGCAAGAACTACCGGTTGCTTTTTTGGAGATACTGCGACGGCGCTTTCTCTCTTGTTTCTCTCGGAGACAGCATCTCGCTCTTCTCTCTCGCTGATgctgaaataaaaatg
It encodes:
- the LOC117575392 gene encoding LOW QUALITY PROTEIN: substance-P receptor (The sequence of the model RefSeq protein was modified relative to this genomic sequence to represent the inferred CDS: deleted 2 bases in 1 codon), with amino-acid sequence MSSEMWATNVSTGGVGIGSYNGTPLLSDLQMLHNEKFFLNLTQVLNISVDNLTSLLQGIETEDLLPYTMPTSMGLLATLSVGYALIFVAGILGNLITCIVISRNNFMHTATNFYLFNLAISDLILLCSGMPQDLYNLWHPDNYPFSDSICILESVLSETAANATVLTITSFTVERYIAICHPFRQHTMSKLSRAIKFIFAIWIAALLLALPQAIQFSVVTQGAGSSCTMNNDFFAHVFAVSGFLFFGGPMTAICVLYVLIGIKLKRSRLLQALPRRSYDVNRGISAQTRVIRMLVAVAVAFFICWAPFHAQRLMAVYGSTFRIESQWFNDVFSILNYTSGVLYFLSTCINPLLYNIMSHKFREAFKVTLARQFRLSGKHQGQGLPHAYSALRRNQTGSLRLHTDSVRTTTTLTTLNGSTANGGVAAAGGAARSSQRLQRGSLNSSHATLLSTQSRSRQDLFATRATSAEAAAAAAATAAAHPPAHPHPHPHRTLQTQISQLSSVGDAHSLLEAELGQWPEEQYELSARHKCQQQQQQHPAGCLSSQPAMGAIDELSCQSSVGGGAFDAGSMGLSRSRLKLTRITRHLPQSPASEVAAMSTPAMEPGATTRCSGKVRKAKAKTSKTSSALKGLRAKLNWRGRHKDGATNGAIDHGDNVGHKSPSTTTTRPTTTTTERALY